TCGAGGTGTCGACGAGCTGCTTCACCATGGGATCCTCTTCATACCTGGCTGTAAGCTCCGGTTCTATATCAAGAGCCCTTTCAAGCGTTATCCCGGGATCGTTCGGCACCAGTTTGGCTATCTTGTCCACATCGGCATAAAGCATACCCATAACCCTGCCGACATCCCTCAGAACACCCTTGGCCATCATGCTGCCAAATGTGATGATCTGCGCGACATTCTCCTTGGAATACTTCTCTATAACATAATCTATTACTTCCCCGCGCCTTTCGAAACAGAAGTCGATATCGATATCAGGCATAGTGACCCTCTCCGGATTCAGGAACCTTTCGAAGATAAGCCCGTATTTTATCGGATCAAGATCGGTTATACCCAAAGCATAACTGATTATACTCCCCGCGGCAGAGCCCCTTCCGGGCCCGACGGGAATGCCTTTCTCTTTAGCATGGTTGATGAAATCCCATACTATGAGGAAATAACTGACATAACCGAGCCCCTTGATAATCTTCATTTCATGATCGACACGTGTGCGAATCTCGTCTGTAATATTACCGCCATAACGGCGGTTTATCCCCTCTTCGACGAGTTTCTCGAAGAACTTTTCGTTATCCTGGCCGTCCGGGGCCTCGAACTTGGGCAGATGAAGCTCGGAGAAGTCGAGTTCCAGATTGCACCGGGAAGCTATTTTCACCGTGTTTTTGATCGATTCTGGCAGATCCAGAAAAGCCTCTTTCATTTTGTCGGGTGATTTGAAATAAAGCTGATCCGTATTGAACATCATACGGTCTTCCTGATCCAGCGTGGTCTGGGTCTGTATGCACAAGAGCGCGTCATGCGCCTTTGAATCCTCTCGCTCAAGGTAATGGACATCATTCGTCGCCACAAGAGGCAGGTCTGTCTCCTCCGCCAGCTTAACTATCAGGTTGTTAATCTTTTCCTGTTCATCCAAGTGATTATCCTGGAGCTCCAGATAAAAATTGTCCCTGCCAAAGATATCAGAATATCCCAGTGCGGCCTTTTTGGCCTGTTCCCACTGGTCAGAAAGAAGAAAGTGCGGGATCTCCCCGCCCAGGCAGGCGCTTAAAGCGATAAGTCCCTTGCTGTGGCGGGCGAGCACCTCTTTGTCCACCCTCGGCCTGTAATAGAACCCTTCTATATATCCGATGGAGACGAGTTCCATGAGATTCCTGTAGCCGGTCATGTTTTTTGCAAGAAGAACAAGATGATAAGCTCCCTGTATCCCGTGGCTTGTCTTGTCGAAACGGCTTTCGGGAGCAACGTAAACTTCGCATCCTATGATAGGTTTTATCCCGCGCGACTTGGCTTTTTTGTAGAATTCTATCGCGCCGAACATGTTCCCGTGATCGGTTATGGCGCAAGCGGGCATTCCGTATTCTTTGGCCAGATCCAGCAGCTCATCATGACGGCAGGCTCCGTCAAGAAGGCTGAACTGGGTGTGGACGTGCAAATGTACAAAATCCGAATGTGTATTAGTCATTTTTCGTGCGGTTTACAAGTTCTCAGGCAAGAAGTTCGGTTATTTTCTCATACCAACGCTCTGGGCGGTCTGATAAACCTTCCCTTCGGTCTGTATGGAAGGGGCTATGATCATGTTCACCAGCTGCATTTCGCTTATGTTATGTGCCCCGAGGTTGCCCATGCTCGTCGCAAGAGCGCCTACCAGGTTCTGGGTGCCGTCATCGAGCCTGGCGGGGCCGTAGAGTATCTCTTCAAGTGTGCCGGCCGTGCCGACCTGTATGCGTGTTCCTCTGGGAAGCGAAGGATGCGGCATGGCCATACCCCAGTGATATCCCTTACCGGGCGCCTCCTTGGCTCTGGCAAAAGCGTTACCGAGCATGACCGCGTCCGCCCCGGAAGCAAAGGCCTTACATACATCCCCACCGGTAGCCATTCCGCCGTCAGTGATAACGGGAACGTATCTGCCGGTCTTCTTGTAATAGAAATCTCTCGCAGCCGCGCAATCACATGTAGCTGTGATCTGAGGCACCCCTATCCCGAGAACGCCCCGGGATGTACATGCCGTGCCGGGACCTATGCCCACGAAGATACCCTGGCAGCCCGTTTCCATAAGGGCAAGGGCGACGTCATAATCCACGCAGTTACCCAGAAGGACCGGTATCTTCATTTCGTCACAGAACTTATAAAGGTCCAGGGGTTCGTACTCGCTCGATTCGTGCTTGACGCTTATCACCGTCGACTGGATAACGAATATATCCGCTCCGGCGTCCCTTGCTATGGGCCCGAACTCACCGGCAACCTGCGGATTACAGCTTACGACAGCCGGCACTCCGGCGGCCTTTATCTCTTTTATCCGCTTGGTTATGAGCTTTTTCTTGATGGGTTCGGCGTAGACGTTCTGTATGACCTTCGTGGATCTTTTCGCGTCACAGGTGATTATCTTCTCAATGGCTTTTTCCGGTTCCTCGTAACGGGTGGAAACCCCTTCAAGGTGAAGAACAGCGACTCCGCCGAGCTTGCCCATGGCCACGGCGAAATCCACGTCAACTACCCCGTCCATCGAGGAAGCCATGATGGGAACCTGGAACTTGATGCCTCCTATATTGCAGGAAGTGTCCACGTCATTAGGGTTTATGGTAAGCTCGCCCGGCACCAATGCTATTTCATCAAAACCGTAACTGCGCCTAGCCTTACGCCCTATCCCGACCCACATTCCCATGATATCCTCCTGATATTATAGATATATAACCTTGTATAAGGAAAAATAATTAGAAGTATGATACAAAAGTAGAAAGGGTTTGTCAAGTACGACTATTTGCGTAAAAAGCGGATAAAAGGCCGGATTCACCGGAAGGATCAGGACTGCCGCTCAAGATACCCTTCAACATCGAACTCGCCTACCCATGTGGCTTCTTTCTCAATTCCTACGACTTTGGGCGTGTATACCGGCAGATC
The nucleotide sequence above comes from Candidatus Omnitrophota bacterium. Encoded proteins:
- a CDS encoding GuaB3 family IMP dehydrogenase-related protein, producing MGMWVGIGRKARRSYGFDEIALVPGELTINPNDVDTSCNIGGIKFQVPIMASSMDGVVDVDFAVAMGKLGGVAVLHLEGVSTRYEEPEKAIEKIITCDAKRSTKVIQNVYAEPIKKKLITKRIKEIKAAGVPAVVSCNPQVAGEFGPIARDAGADIFVIQSTVISVKHESSEYEPLDLYKFCDEMKIPVLLGNCVDYDVALALMETGCQGIFVGIGPGTACTSRGVLGIGVPQITATCDCAAARDFYYKKTGRYVPVITDGGMATGGDVCKAFASGADAVMLGNAFARAKEAPGKGYHWGMAMPHPSLPRGTRIQVGTAGTLEEILYGPARLDDGTQNLVGALATSMGNLGAHNISEMQLVNMIIAPSIQTEGKVYQTAQSVGMRK